One region of Tumebacillus amylolyticus genomic DNA includes:
- the proC gene encoding pyrroline-5-carboxylate reductase: MRKQRILFIGAGRMAEAIFAGVLRTQKDYIEEIVVANRSDLARLHAMRDQYGVSVTTDWRDAVAKADVVLLAMPPQNHRDVLTQLAPYIKGQLVMTVAAGIGIGLLEETLPAGTPVVWIMPNTAAGIGESITLFTCGRHVEDKQRDVLNMVLAGIGEAVECTEQQVHDLTAITGSAPAFLYRMVEELELSAQGYGMAPETARRMVAQMIYGSAAMLKTGADPADLRDSVTTPGGATAAGLRVMDERRFSEMMQGAVEATNARAREMANE, from the coding sequence GTGAGGAAGCAACGGATCTTGTTCATTGGCGCAGGACGAATGGCGGAAGCGATTTTTGCCGGTGTATTGCGTACACAGAAGGACTACATAGAGGAGATCGTCGTCGCGAACCGCTCAGACCTTGCGCGGCTTCACGCGATGCGCGACCAATACGGCGTCAGCGTCACCACCGATTGGCGAGACGCTGTTGCCAAAGCGGATGTCGTGTTGCTTGCGATGCCGCCGCAGAACCATCGCGATGTGCTGACTCAACTCGCACCCTACATCAAGGGCCAGTTGGTGATGACCGTCGCCGCCGGGATTGGAATCGGACTGCTTGAAGAAACGCTTCCCGCAGGCACGCCCGTCGTCTGGATCATGCCGAACACCGCAGCGGGCATCGGAGAGTCGATCACCCTGTTCACCTGCGGACGACACGTCGAGGACAAGCAGCGCGACGTGCTGAACATGGTCCTCGCAGGAATCGGCGAAGCGGTAGAATGCACAGAACAACAAGTACACGATCTCACCGCCATTACCGGCAGTGCTCCGGCGTTTCTCTATCGAATGGTCGAGGAGCTGGAACTTTCGGCACAAGGATACGGCATGGCACCGGAAACAGCGCGCCGCATGGTCGCCCAGATGATCTACGGATCGGCGGCGATGCTGAAAACGGGCGCAGACCCTGCCGATTTGCGAGACAGTGTGACAACGCCGGGCGGTGCGACGGCAGCGGGGCTTCGCGTGATGGACGAGCGTCGTTTTTCTGAAATGATGCAAGGTGCAGTCGAAGCCACCAATGCCCGCGCCCGCGAGATGGCGAACGAATAA
- a CDS encoding alpha/beta hydrolase, with protein sequence MVEKFSVPIPTHEAERTIRVYLPKSYEAGDRRYPVLYAHDGQNLFHDADATGGVSLGLEAYFDTHGVEMIVVGIDSVPGEQRIIDYYAWAHGEFSQRILGEACTLPAKGEAYIDFIVQDLKPLIDRKYRTLENSTAMAGISSGGSISMYAACAYPHIFKRIAGFSNAFYRNQEGIEDFVRDSDLSLLENVYLDCGAQEGKGEEEIAQIFLGSNRSVYEILKQKFPQARFRVVEDGEHSYEHFKKRAPEVLASLFEDIL encoded by the coding sequence ATGGTTGAAAAATTTTCTGTGCCGATCCCGACTCATGAGGCAGAACGAACGATTCGCGTCTACCTGCCGAAAAGCTACGAAGCGGGAGACAGGCGCTATCCGGTTCTCTATGCGCATGACGGGCAAAACCTCTTTCACGATGCAGACGCAACGGGTGGAGTGTCTCTGGGCTTGGAAGCGTATTTTGATACGCACGGCGTGGAGATGATCGTCGTCGGCATCGACTCCGTACCGGGCGAACAGCGAATTATCGACTATTATGCGTGGGCACACGGGGAGTTCAGTCAGCGCATCTTGGGAGAGGCGTGTACGTTGCCCGCCAAGGGAGAAGCGTACATCGACTTCATCGTGCAGGACTTGAAACCGTTGATCGACCGGAAGTATCGGACTCTTGAAAACTCGACGGCGATGGCGGGGATTTCGTCAGGCGGTTCGATTTCGATGTATGCGGCCTGTGCGTACCCGCACATTTTCAAACGGATCGCCGGGTTTTCCAATGCGTTTTACCGCAACCAAGAAGGCATAGAGGACTTCGTGCGGGACTCCGACTTGTCGCTTCTGGAAAACGTCTACTTGGATTGTGGAGCGCAGGAAGGCAAGGGCGAGGAGGAGATCGCGCAGATCTTCCTCGGCTCGAACCGATCTGTCTACGAGATCTTGAAACAGAAGTTCCCACAGGCAAGATTCCGAGTGGTGGAGGACGGGGAGCACAGCTATGAGCATTTCAAAAAACGTGCTCCGGAAGTGTTGGCCTCTTTGTTTGAGGACATCCTGTGA
- a CDS encoding FAD:protein FMN transferase, translating to MTQQNFSFRAMNTNVEICFLPANSMEDSEFTALMTDVQFLFEQVEDTCSRFRPDSELSRLNEMAAQTNRAENWFPVSTLLCDLLIAAEEAYHDTDGIFNPGLLRHLQTAGYDLSFEKLQPQPMKKSEALLTAPGLPFHLNAKHKTISLQPHAQLDLGGIAKGWTVDRAVAHLRRFGAGFVNAGGDLRVFGQTKEPWNIGVEDPFAPDRDVASLQMSSGALATSSTVKRRWQQGSIWQHHLLDSTTGRPSTSAIATATVTAPTAVQADVWAKTVLFLGPERGADFLRRRNQQGVVVHHTRNVQFVK from the coding sequence ATGACCCAACAGAATTTTTCCTTTCGCGCCATGAACACCAACGTGGAAATCTGCTTCCTCCCCGCAAATTCTATGGAAGATTCTGAATTCACCGCGCTGATGACCGACGTGCAGTTCCTCTTCGAACAAGTCGAGGACACCTGCTCCCGCTTCCGTCCCGACAGCGAGTTGTCCCGCCTCAACGAAATGGCGGCGCAAACCAATCGGGCGGAGAACTGGTTCCCCGTCTCGACGTTGCTCTGCGACCTCCTCATCGCAGCGGAGGAAGCCTACCACGACACAGACGGAATCTTCAACCCCGGTCTGCTTCGCCATCTGCAAACGGCAGGCTACGATCTTTCCTTTGAAAAGCTCCAACCGCAACCCATGAAAAAAAGCGAAGCCCTGCTCACCGCACCCGGTCTTCCTTTTCACCTGAACGCCAAACACAAAACGATCTCCCTCCAACCTCACGCCCAACTCGATTTAGGAGGCATCGCCAAAGGTTGGACCGTTGACCGTGCCGTCGCACATCTGCGCCGATTCGGAGCCGGATTCGTCAATGCAGGCGGTGACTTGCGCGTCTTCGGTCAAACGAAGGAACCGTGGAACATCGGAGTTGAGGACCCGTTCGCACCTGACCGGGACGTTGCGAGCTTGCAGATGTCATCGGGGGCTCTGGCGACTTCCTCCACCGTCAAACGCCGCTGGCAGCAGGGCAGTATCTGGCAACATCACCTGCTCGATTCCACAACCGGCCGTCCGTCCACGTCTGCGATTGCAACGGCCACCGTAACGGCCCCGACCGCCGTCCAAGCAGACGTCTGGGCCAAAACCGTACTGTTTCTCGGCCCCGAACGAGGCGCAGACTTCCTGCGTCGTCGAAACCAACAGGGCGTCGTCGTCCACCACACTCGAAACGTGCAATTTGTAAAATAA
- a CDS encoding aromatic acid exporter family protein gives MKIGFRTIKTAVGSALSIYVASYLGLEFYSFAGILTMLCLRETVKRSFRDAWERFVACLIGIAFAVLAFHLFGFHPWVIGLILLFLIPTSVMLKVQGSVLTACVIILHMFMSEHVGVSMVLNELKLVAVGIGAALLMNSYMPNREKELVRLQKQIEGNFKSIFQQIARFLREGATDWEGREITETVDILRDALKLALEDIENHVLREETGYYAYFLMRSRQFEIIQRIMLTLSPLEGSYEQGRQIADYLDEMSVHIAPGTREMTQGRLDSLARLQDEFKKADLPQNRHEFENRAALLHFIHDMERYLKIKQKWLIRDKR, from the coding sequence ATGAAAATCGGGTTTCGCACGATCAAAACGGCAGTGGGCAGCGCACTGTCCATCTATGTCGCTTCCTATCTTGGATTGGAGTTCTACTCGTTTGCCGGAATCTTGACGATGCTCTGCTTGCGGGAGACGGTGAAGCGTTCCTTTCGCGATGCGTGGGAGCGCTTCGTTGCGTGCTTGATCGGGATCGCCTTTGCGGTGCTCGCGTTTCACCTGTTCGGGTTCCACCCGTGGGTCATCGGGCTGATCTTGCTGTTCCTCATCCCGACGTCGGTGATGTTGAAAGTGCAAGGCAGCGTCCTCACCGCGTGTGTCATCATCCTGCATATGTTCATGTCGGAGCACGTCGGCGTGTCGATGGTGCTCAACGAATTGAAACTGGTCGCCGTCGGGATCGGAGCGGCGTTGTTGATGAATTCCTACATGCCAAACCGCGAGAAAGAACTGGTGCGGCTGCAAAAGCAAATCGAGGGAAACTTCAAGAGCATTTTTCAACAGATTGCACGCTTCTTGCGGGAGGGTGCGACCGATTGGGAAGGGCGCGAGATCACGGAAACGGTGGACATCTTGCGCGATGCGTTGAAGCTGGCGTTGGAGGATATTGAAAACCACGTGCTCCGCGAGGAGACCGGCTATTATGCGTACTTCCTCATGCGCAGTCGCCAGTTTGAGATCATCCAGCGGATTATGCTGACCCTCTCGCCCTTGGAAGGCTCCTACGAACAAGGCCGTCAGATCGCCGACTACCTTGACGAGATGTCGGTCCACATCGCCCCCGGTACGCGGGAGATGACCCAAGGCCGCCTCGACTCCTTGGCCCGCCTCCAAGACGAGTTCAAAAAAGCAGACCTGCCCCAGAACCGGCATGAGTTTGAGAATCGCGCCGCCCTCTTGCACTTCATTCATGACATGGAACGATATTTGAAGATCAAGCAGAAGTGGTTGATTCGGGACAAGCGGTAG
- a CDS encoding ferric reductase-like transmembrane domain-containing protein: MNTILSFYHVSLPAWVDAWTLTRSAGIGGYVLLTLSVLVGLYQSIRTKQGKPAPIAAAAHVSMARWSLYLVLVHLILLAFDSYSNYSWSELLIPFTSHLEPIPMAFGIIAGYLLLFTMVTTELRTKIGQKAWKKLHMASPILYLLSTVHGIANGTDTGSYLPMYIASSLSVILMLVIRFGFAGKSKKTAEAS; this comes from the coding sequence GTGAACACGATACTTTCGTTCTACCACGTCAGCTTGCCCGCTTGGGTTGACGCTTGGACCTTAACTCGGTCGGCGGGCATCGGCGGCTACGTGCTGCTGACCCTCTCCGTGCTCGTCGGTCTCTACCAATCCATCCGCACCAAACAGGGCAAACCGGCTCCGATCGCCGCTGCCGCCCACGTCTCGATGGCGCGCTGGTCGCTGTATCTGGTGCTGGTCCACCTGATCTTGCTCGCGTTTGACAGCTATTCGAACTACTCGTGGTCCGAACTGCTCATCCCGTTCACCTCGCATTTGGAACCGATCCCGATGGCATTTGGCATCATCGCGGGCTACCTGCTTCTCTTCACAATGGTCACCACCGAATTGCGAACCAAAATCGGACAGAAAGCATGGAAGAAACTCCACATGGCAAGCCCGATTCTCTACCTGCTCTCCACCGTCCACGGCATCGCAAACGGCACCGACACCGGTTCGTACCTCCCGATGTACATCGCAAGCAGCCTCAGCGTCATCCTCATGCTCGTCATCCGCTTCGGCTTCGCAGGCAAATCCAAAAAAACCGCAGAAGCCTCATAA
- a CDS encoding TetR/AcrR family transcriptional regulator encodes MEEKLDARIKRSRQLLREALVTLIEEKGYERLTVRDITDRAALNRSTFYLHYQDKEDLLRQTAKEVLDELRACFQTPEPIPLKDDISPTLISLFEHVEQNGDFYQVMLSEKGFPRFQFYLEKVMIDSLKGRQDLLQPQGELAVPFDFFLHYIASAHTGMIAWWLGQDRPYSPKYMATQLTRLIRSTAQALR; translated from the coding sequence TTGGAAGAAAAACTCGACGCCCGCATCAAACGCTCTCGCCAACTCTTGCGCGAAGCTTTGGTCACCTTAATTGAAGAAAAAGGATACGAACGCCTCACCGTCCGCGACATCACCGACCGAGCGGCGCTCAACCGCTCGACGTTTTACCTGCACTACCAAGACAAGGAAGACTTGCTCCGCCAAACGGCCAAGGAAGTGTTGGACGAACTGCGCGCCTGCTTTCAAACCCCCGAGCCGATTCCGCTGAAGGACGACATCTCGCCGACGCTGATCTCCCTCTTCGAACACGTCGAGCAGAACGGCGACTTCTATCAGGTGATGCTCAGCGAGAAAGGCTTCCCGCGTTTCCAGTTCTATCTGGAAAAAGTCATGATCGACTCGCTCAAGGGACGCCAAGACCTGCTGCAACCGCAAGGGGAGTTGGCGGTGCCGTTCGATTTTTTCCTGCATTACATCGCCTCGGCACACACGGGGATGATCGCGTGGTGGCTTGGGCAAGACAGGCCGTACTCGCCGAAATACATGGCGACCCAATTGACCCGCCTCATTCGTTCCACCGCCCAAGCGTTGCGATAA
- a CDS encoding erythromycin esterase family protein, which translates to MNKHDIVEEIRNHSLRLDSHDDLDELVDAIGDAQIVMLGEASHGTSEFYSLRMELSKRLIERKGFNFIGVEGDWPSCYSLNQYVKNTSGAPGSVREAVGAFNRWPTWMWANQEVMELGKWMRGFNANRDESKRVGFYGLDMYSLWESMEEVLKYLEETNSPELFKAKRAFACFEPYSREGQTYGMAAAYLHETCEEEVVKLLTSLQERRFNGRVESEAELSAELNAMVAVNAERYYRSMVRGGNDSWNIRDTHMVEALNQLMRFHGTGAKAIIWEHNTHIGDARATDMASEGMVNVGQLVREQYGRENCYAIGFGTHRGTVIAAREWGAPLQVMPVPKAIHNSWEDLMHRAGAHNQILFLGPENPLFQTTVGHRAIGVVYYPEYERGNYVPSNMAERYDAFVYVDETKALRPVVVEEVVV; encoded by the coding sequence ATGAACAAACACGACATCGTTGAAGAAATTCGCAACCACTCCCTCCGTCTCGACTCGCACGACGATCTCGATGAGTTGGTGGATGCAATTGGAGATGCGCAGATCGTGATGCTGGGCGAAGCGTCGCACGGGACTTCGGAGTTTTACAGCTTGCGGATGGAGCTGAGTAAGCGCCTCATCGAACGCAAGGGGTTCAACTTCATCGGCGTCGAAGGCGACTGGCCCTCTTGCTACAGCCTCAACCAATACGTAAAAAACACCTCCGGCGCACCCGGTTCCGTGCGCGAAGCTGTCGGTGCCTTCAACCGCTGGCCGACGTGGATGTGGGCGAACCAAGAAGTGATGGAACTCGGGAAGTGGATGCGCGGGTTCAATGCGAACCGCGACGAATCAAAACGCGTAGGCTTCTACGGACTGGATATGTACAGCCTGTGGGAGTCGATGGAGGAAGTCTTGAAGTATCTGGAGGAGACGAACTCCCCCGAGCTGTTCAAAGCGAAGCGTGCGTTCGCCTGCTTCGAGCCCTACTCGCGCGAAGGACAGACGTATGGCATGGCGGCGGCGTATCTGCATGAAACGTGCGAGGAGGAAGTCGTCAAACTCCTGACTTCGTTGCAAGAGCGCCGTTTCAACGGACGAGTGGAGAGCGAAGCGGAGTTGAGTGCCGAGTTGAACGCGATGGTCGCGGTGAATGCGGAGCGCTACTACCGCTCGATGGTGCGCGGCGGCAACGACTCGTGGAACATCCGCGATACGCATATGGTCGAGGCGTTGAACCAGTTGATGCGCTTCCACGGCACGGGGGCGAAAGCGATCATCTGGGAGCACAACACGCACATCGGCGATGCACGGGCGACCGATATGGCAAGCGAAGGCATGGTCAACGTCGGGCAGTTGGTCCGCGAGCAATACGGGCGCGAAAACTGCTATGCGATCGGATTCGGTACTCACCGCGGCACGGTCATCGCCGCTCGCGAATGGGGCGCTCCCCTGCAAGTGATGCCCGTCCCCAAAGCGATCCATAATTCCTGGGAAGACTTGATGCACAGAGCAGGAGCTCACAACCAAATTCTCTTCCTCGGGCCGGAGAATCCCCTGTTCCAAACCACCGTCGGGCATCGTGCGATTGGCGTGGTCTACTACCCTGAGTATGAGCGCGGGAATTATGTGCCGTCGAATATGGCGGAAAGGTACGATGCGTTTGTGTATGTAGATGAAACGAAGGCGTTGCGTCCTGTGGTGGTCGAAGAAGTTGTCGTCTAA